One Armatimonadota bacterium genomic region harbors:
- the cysD gene encoding sulfate adenylyltransferase subunit CysD, whose amino-acid sequence MERLHLSNLRTLEAESIHILREVVAEFERPVMLYSIGKDSSVMVRLAQKAFAPGKIPFPLLHVDTGMKFPEMYEFRDRFCAEIGADLRVYTFDEAIAEGADPWDWGTVRCCAQLKTQALLNALREGGYDAAFGGARRDEEKSRAKERVYSFRDVHGQWDPKNQRPELWNLYNGRIKKGESIRIFPLSNWTELDVWLYIHLEEIPVVPMYFAAEREVVPRDGRLIPVYERTRLAPGEVPQRMVCRFRTLGCYPCTGAVDSKAATVAEIVEEMMVVRHSERITRLIDHDQDSSMEQKKREGYF is encoded by the coding sequence ATGGAAAGACTGCATCTGTCGAACCTGAGAACTCTCGAGGCAGAGAGCATACACATACTTCGCGAGGTAGTCGCCGAGTTTGAGCGGCCGGTCATGCTCTATTCTATCGGCAAAGACTCATCCGTGATGGTCAGGCTCGCGCAGAAGGCGTTCGCCCCAGGCAAGATCCCCTTCCCGCTCCTGCACGTAGACACGGGCATGAAGTTCCCCGAGATGTACGAGTTCCGCGATCGGTTCTGCGCGGAGATCGGGGCCGACCTTCGCGTCTACACGTTCGACGAGGCGATCGCTGAAGGCGCGGACCCATGGGACTGGGGCACGGTGAGGTGCTGCGCGCAACTGAAGACGCAGGCGCTCCTGAACGCTCTTCGTGAGGGGGGATACGATGCGGCCTTCGGGGGCGCCCGCCGCGACGAAGAGAAGTCGAGGGCCAAGGAGCGAGTCTACTCCTTCCGGGATGTCCACGGGCAGTGGGACCCGAAGAACCAGCGGCCCGAGCTGTGGAACCTCTACAACGGGCGGATCAAGAAGGGCGAGAGCATCCGGATATTCCCGCTCTCCAACTGGACGGAACTCGATGTCTGGCTCTACATCCATCTTGAGGAGATCCCGGTGGTCCCGATGTACTTCGCCGCCGAGCGAGAGGTCGTACCGCGCGACGGAAGGCTGATCCCGGTTTACGAGCGTACTCGACTGGCTCCCGGCGAGGTGCCGCAGAGAATGGTCTGCCGTTTCCGAACGCTTGGGTGCTACCCGTGCACCGGTGCCGTTGACTCGAAGGCCGCGACCGTCGCCGAGATCGTGGAGGAGATGATGGTCGTGCGACACTCCGAGCGCATCACCCGGCTGATCGACCACGACCAGGACAGCTCGATGGAGCAGAAGAAGCGGGAGGGGTACTTCTGA
- a CDS encoding NHL repeat-containing protein → MLSLLAASAAVRVAAGEFAFSYAVAGPTKDLRFGQPSGIVVSERLDALYLADIKESAVYSMDLHGVSRPTDMSNEKFVEPYALALDAEGSLYVTLSETAPIKVIAPGGRTSSIELPRPEGDAPPSPGRMAFDREGNLYVVDRANCRLYVLDRDRKLKLRLGGEGSRRGEFRRLQDVAVDRQGRIYALDSVGVPVQVFDRKGKYLYRFGFHGEGSQDIGNPSAIALDRNEQVWIADRGRHSLVVFDRAGEFLRRFGVYGVGEGMIFDPVDIEIDAFGRVYIVEGEARRMQVFTVGHPYESFGTFDF, encoded by the coding sequence TTGCTGTCATTGCTGGCAGCCTCAGCGGCGGTGCGCGTGGCAGCGGGCGAGTTCGCGTTCAGCTATGCCGTGGCGGGTCCGACTAAGGACCTGCGATTCGGCCAACCGTCCGGGATCGTGGTCTCAGAGCGCTTAGACGCGCTGTACCTGGCCGACATCAAGGAGTCGGCTGTCTACTCGATGGATCTGCACGGCGTGTCGAGGCCGACCGACATGAGCAATGAGAAGTTCGTCGAACCTTATGCCCTGGCGCTTGACGCTGAGGGCTCGCTCTACGTCACCCTGTCGGAAACGGCCCCGATCAAGGTCATCGCCCCCGGTGGGAGGACGTCTTCCATCGAACTCCCGCGTCCTGAGGGAGATGCGCCTCCGAGTCCCGGGCGAATGGCTTTTGATCGCGAAGGCAACCTCTATGTAGTGGATCGCGCCAACTGCCGGCTATACGTGCTGGACAGGGACCGCAAGCTCAAGTTGCGGTTGGGTGGCGAAGGGAGCAGGCGCGGTGAGTTTCGCCGGCTCCAGGATGTTGCCGTTGACCGCCAGGGGCGGATCTATGCTCTCGACTCGGTCGGTGTCCCCGTCCAGGTCTTCGACAGGAAGGGCAAGTATCTCTATCGTTTCGGCTTCCACGGCGAAGGCTCGCAGGACATCGGCAACCCAAGCGCGATCGCACTCGATCGGAACGAACAGGTTTGGATCGCCGACAGGGGCAGGCACTCGCTGGTGGTGTTCGACCGCGCAGGCGAGTTCCTTCGCAGGTTCGGTGTGTACGGAGTGGGAGAGGGGATGATATTCGACCCCGTTGACATTGAGATCGACGCCTTCGGGAGGGTCTACATCGTGGAGGGCGAGGCACGGCGCATGCAGGTATTCACCGTCGGCCACCCGTACGAATCGTTTGGGACCTTCGACTTTTGA
- a CDS encoding cytochrome c biogenesis protein ResB: MEEELSGTPGSRQSGETGLMRALWVFFSSMKTAIVLLLVLAVASVMGTVVPQGGPPEQYVEQYGRAKAAVILGLSLHDVFRSAWYSALLTLISINLIVCTVNRFRVSWTRFFRPTVAATVKQIENMQVSERVAFSGSADGARDRAASALRSSGYLVRLDGDCVYGAKGRFGIWGPYLTHLSLLVIFAGYMLGNRLGFEGYALISEGSQVSSYFPADSQEMRPLGFDVKLLDFQIELDKDRSPSAYKSRLEVYEKGRRVVEKTIDVNHPLIYRGITFYQSDFGVDRLVLRVTRPDGGFDRIAVRMETASDAHGKQFVPELVPVEFMTGGRKWSLFVHDFAPDYVGPPRISASSLPVNPAAQVYVNENFEENRSDWKRIGWVSSGNPGEYKGHKVELERVVDYTGLQVASNPALPIVYIGFALMLLGITVSFYVRRSVVRIMTSSERALYIGGSSHTDCEAAQRDVARLTDALK, encoded by the coding sequence GTGGAAGAGGAACTGAGCGGAACGCCGGGATCAAGACAGAGCGGTGAAACAGGTCTGATGCGCGCGCTGTGGGTCTTCTTCAGTTCGATGAAGACTGCGATCGTGCTGCTTCTCGTCCTTGCTGTCGCTTCGGTCATGGGCACGGTCGTGCCTCAGGGAGGCCCGCCGGAGCAGTATGTCGAGCAGTACGGTCGCGCGAAGGCGGCGGTCATCCTCGGCCTCAGCCTGCACGACGTCTTTCGCTCCGCATGGTATTCAGCTCTGCTGACGTTGATCTCGATTAACCTCATCGTGTGCACCGTCAACCGGTTCAGGGTATCTTGGACAAGGTTCTTTCGGCCGACTGTGGCGGCGACCGTGAAGCAGATCGAGAACATGCAAGTGTCAGAGCGTGTCGCCTTCAGTGGATCGGCCGACGGCGCGCGAGACCGTGCAGCTTCGGCCCTTCGGTCCTCGGGATACCTGGTCAGACTGGATGGGGACTGCGTGTACGGCGCGAAAGGGCGGTTCGGCATCTGGGGCCCTTACCTGACGCACCTCAGCCTGCTAGTGATCTTCGCAGGGTATATGCTCGGCAACCGGCTTGGTTTCGAGGGCTACGCCTTGATCTCGGAAGGCTCGCAGGTCAGCTCCTACTTCCCGGCGGATTCGCAGGAGATGCGTCCGCTCGGCTTTGATGTGAAACTGCTTGACTTCCAGATCGAACTCGACAAGGACCGGTCGCCGTCGGCATACAAGAGCCGGTTGGAGGTATATGAGAAGGGGAGGCGCGTCGTTGAGAAGACGATTGATGTCAACCACCCGCTGATATATCGGGGCATCACGTTCTATCAGAGCGATTTCGGCGTGGACCGACTTGTCCTACGGGTCACGCGACCGGATGGGGGATTTGATCGGATCGCTGTCCGAATGGAGACCGCCTCAGATGCACACGGGAAGCAGTTCGTGCCCGAGCTTGTGCCGGTGGAGTTCATGACTGGCGGCCGGAAATGGTCGTTATTCGTTCATGACTTCGCGCCTGACTATGTCGGCCCGCCGCGTATCAGCGCTTCGAGTCTGCCCGTTAACCCGGCGGCGCAGGTCTACGTCAACGAGAACTTCGAGGAGAATCGTAGCGACTGGAAGCGGATCGGGTGGGTATCGAGCGGGAACCCCGGCGAGTACAAGGGCCACAAGGTCGAGTTGGAACGCGTTGTTGACTACACGGGATTGCAGGTAGCCAGCAATCCTGCCCTTCCGATCGTGTACATTGGTTTCGCATTGATGCTTCTCGGGATAACGGTCTCGTTCTATGTGCGCCGGAGTGTGGTCCGTATAATGACATCGTCGGAGCGCGCGCTCTACATCGGAGGATCGTCGCACACGGACTGCGAGGCGGCTCAGCGGGACGTCGCTAGACTCACGGATGCGCTGAAGTGA